The proteins below come from a single Solea senegalensis isolate Sse05_10M linkage group LG2, IFAPA_SoseM_1, whole genome shotgun sequence genomic window:
- the umps gene encoding uridine 5'-monophosphate synthase yields the protein MANVCLDSLILKLHDVNAVKFGEYKLKSGMLTPIYIDLRVLVSYPVLMNQVSNLIYQRAQEEGLQFDLVCGVPYTALPLATIICSQNELPMLIRRKEAKDYGTRRMVEGSFRQGDTCLIIEDTVTSGSSILETAEVLYKEELKVTDAIVLMDREQGGVEMLASKGIRLLPIISMFKLLNVLLAAERIDAQTAQKVRKFILDNNTFGSKEENGNDVPATKKPCVEKNLELSYADRAKLPNVHPLASKLLNIMEEKQSNLCVSADVTSGEELLQLADSLGPKICVLKTHVDILQDFKPAFSQTLQTLAEKHNFLIFEDRKFADIGNTVKHQYEGGIYQISSWSHIVNAHAVPGPGVVKGLSAVGKTLGRGCLLIAQMSSQGSLATGDYTKAALHMAEEQSDFVFGFICGSKISNRPEFIHMTPGVQMKAGGDTLGQQYSTPDEVIHVKGSDVIIVGRGVLEAPDRLKAAESYRKSGWDAYTKRLSQSDQ from the exons ATGGCAAACGTTTGTCTCGATAGTTTAATACTCAAGCTCCACGATGTGAACGCGGTGAAGTTTGGCGAATACAAGCTGAAGAGCGGCATGCTAACACCCATTTACATCGACCTGAGAGTTCTGGTGTCCTACCCTGTTCTCATGAACCAG GTTTCCAATCTCATCTATCAACGAGCACAAGAAGAGGGTCTGCAGTTTGACTTGGTGTGCGGGGTTCCATACACAGCCCTGCCTTTGGCCACAATTATCTGTTCTCAAAATGAACTGCCCATGCTCATCAGGAGGAAGGAGGCCAAGGACTATG GAACCAGGCGCATGGTGGAGGGGTCGTTCCGTCAGGGGGACACATGTCTGATCATCGAGGACACAGTCACCAGTGGCAGCAGCATCCTGGAGACCGCTGAAGTGCTCTACAAAGAGGAACTCAAG GTGACCGATGCCATCGTCCTCATGGACAGAGAGCAAGGCGGTGTTGAGATGTTGGCTTCCAAAGGAATCAGGCTCCTGCCCATCATCTCCATGTTCAAGCTGCTCAACGTGCTACTGGCAGCCGAACGCATCGACGCCCAAACTGCCCAGAAGGTCCGCAAGTTCATCTTGGACAACAACACTTTTGG CTCCAAGGAGGAGAACGGCAATGACGTTCCTGCCACCAAGAAACCATGCGTGGAGAAGAATCTGGAGCTGAGCTATGCAGACAGAGCCAAACTACCAA ACGTTCACCCCCTGGCGTCAAAGCTGCTGAACATCATGGAGGAGAAGCAGTCGAACCTCTGCGTGTCTGCAGACGTGACCAGCGGCGAGGAGCTTCTCCAGCTGGCGGACTCTCTCGGGCCCAAGATCTGCGTGCTGAAGACGCACGTGGACATCCTGCAG GACTTCAAACCGGCCTTCAGCCAGACACTGCAGACTCTGGCCGAGAAACACAACTTCCTCATCTTTGAAGATCGCAAGTTCGCTGACATTGGGAACACAGTCAAGCATCAGTACGAAG GTGGCATCTACCAGATCTCATCTTGGTCCCACATAGTGAACGCTCATGCGGTGCCAGGGCCCGGGGTGGTGAAGGGTCTGAGTGCTGTGGGAAAGACTCTGGGCCGAGGCTGTTTGCTCATTGCACAGATGAGCTCCCAGGGATCGCTGGCAACCGGTGACTACACAAAGGCTGCG CTACATATGGCGGAGGAGCAGTCGGactttgtgtttggttttatcTGTGGGTCAAAGATTTCCAATAGGCCAGAGTTCATCCACATGACTCCTGGGGTGCAGATGAAGGCTGGAG gtgaCACGTTGGGCCAGCAATACAGCACCCCAGATGAAGTTATCCACGTGAAAGGCTCTGACGTCATCATCGTGGGACGCGGCGTCTTGGAAGCTCCCGATAGGCTGAAAGCCGCCGAGTCGTACAGAAAGTCGGGCTGGGACGCTTACACAAAGCGACTGAGCCAGAGTGACCAGTAG